The genomic window AGAGAGTGCGAAGGTCTCCTGGCACGGCGTGGCAGATACGCAGCGCCAGTTGATCCTGGATGTGGCGACGGACTACTACGCGGCGCAGGCCGCGCTGGCGTACGTGCAGGTGTCGCGGCGTTCGGTGATGTCCTCGCGTCAGCACCTCGATGCGGTCGAAGCGCGCATCGAGCAAGAGCTCGCGGCCAAGGCAGACCGCTATGCCTTTGACGTGGAATTGGCGCAGGCCCAGGTACAGGCCATCTCGGCGGAAAACCAGGCAGAAGTGGCCCTGAACGCCCTGAAGACCGTCATGGGACTTCCGGCAGATCAGCCCCTGCAGCTCGCCGACACCCTGGGACGGCCGGTGAAGCCCGAGCGGCTGCCGGACCTGGTCGCGCAAGCTTACGCAGCGCGTCCCGACATCCGCCAACTCGAAGGACAGGTGGAGGTTGCGCGTCAGAACCTGCGGATCGCCCAGATCAACCGTCGTCCGGTGGTCAGTGCCGGTGGCAGCGCGGGCTACGGTGACTACAACGGCGACACCGATGACAAATGGCAGGTGCAGGTCGGCGTGTCCCTGCCTCTGTATGATGGTGACTTCACCAGGGCCAAAGAGAACAGCGCGCGCTCGGCTCTGACCATCGCCGAGGAGAACCTGCGGCAGGCGAAGATCGAGATCAGCGCCGAAGTCGAGCGCAGCTATCGGAACGCGATCCTATCGGACGCGCGGATTGACGCCGCCGATGCGGCAGCGAAGTCAGCGCAGACGAGCCTGGATGCGGCCCAGGGCAAGTACCTGGAAGGGCTGGCGAACGTGGTGGAGGTCACCGATGCGGAGTTGCGCCTGCGCGAAGCAGATGTGGCGCTGGTCCAGGCGCAGTACGACTACAACTCGGCTCTGGCAGCACTTCGGGCTGCCCTCGGACAAGCTGCCGCGCCGGGGACCGAGA from Armatimonadia bacterium includes these protein-coding regions:
- a CDS encoding TolC family protein, with product MLAIEVIAADLSAVSAPVKAPVLGSRGRPVAPAAAGVLAVMVVALLLAPCLAAWSETPAVTLPQGVDLNKPLSLVDAVRVAIANSPRLPIATETAKRAEASAVQARAAKLPELTAGYDWATGETAAARHRSTSHTLALELNQTFYQSGLKESIRAAEESAKVSWHGVADTQRQLILDVATDYYAAQAALAYVQVSRRSVMSSRQHLDAVEARIEQELAAKADRYAFDVELAQAQVQAISAENQAEVALNALKTVMGLPADQPLQLADTLGRPVKPERLPDLVAQAYAARPDIRQLEGQVEVARQNLRIAQINRRPVVSAGGSAGYGDYNGDTDDKWQVQVGVSLPLYDGDFTRAKENSARSALTIAEENLRQAKIEISAEVERSYRNAILSDARIDAADAAAKSAQTSLDAAQGKYLEGLANVVEVTDAELRLREADVALVQAQYDYNSALAALRAALGQAAAPGTEKLITGSPAPASK